One genomic region from Laspinema palackyanum D2c encodes:
- a CDS encoding class I SAM-dependent methyltransferase has translation MTRKLKPDWAGGDLLSQFVNLLIQTKPIYWLMKQQARQVIIKTAEKNGIPWRKNYSDLEASEAKNLLATITNSTVTYPSYYQVPFHAYNQGNLCWEAAFEAASATYAMALRVWPKEPISWQVAQDRLRGSFHQVLGEYGPKQVADILDIGCSIGLSTLTLHRYYQNKQDKAPRTVGLDLSPYMLAVAQTLDEHHEISQWIHERAENTNLPSQSFDLITLQFVTHELPHHATKAILKESFRLLRKGGCLAVVDNNPKSAVIQNLPPVLFTLMKSTEPWSDEYYTLDMEAEIEAVGLTHKITVPSDPRHRTLIAWKPN, from the coding sequence ATGACCAGAAAACTTAAACCAGATTGGGCAGGTGGTGACCTGCTCTCCCAGTTTGTCAACCTTTTGATTCAGACTAAGCCTATTTATTGGCTGATGAAGCAACAAGCCCGCCAAGTTATCATCAAGACTGCCGAAAAAAATGGCATTCCCTGGCGTAAGAACTATTCAGATTTAGAGGCATCTGAAGCCAAGAACTTACTCGCTACAATCACGAATTCCACCGTAACCTATCCTAGCTATTATCAAGTGCCTTTCCACGCCTATAACCAAGGTAATCTCTGTTGGGAGGCTGCATTTGAAGCCGCATCCGCGACCTATGCAATGGCGCTTAGAGTATGGCCGAAAGAACCGATTAGCTGGCAGGTGGCACAAGACCGGCTGCGCGGTAGTTTCCACCAAGTTCTAGGGGAATATGGCCCGAAACAAGTTGCAGATATCCTGGACATTGGCTGCTCAATCGGACTTTCTACTTTAACGCTACATCGCTATTATCAAAACAAACAGGACAAAGCACCTCGAACGGTGGGATTGGACTTGTCTCCCTATATGTTGGCCGTAGCTCAAACCCTTGATGAGCATCACGAAATTTCTCAATGGATACATGAACGAGCCGAAAACACGAACTTGCCCTCGCAGAGTTTTGATTTGATAACCCTGCAATTTGTTACCCATGAATTGCCCCATCATGCCACTAAAGCTATCTTGAAAGAGTCGTTTCGGCTGTTACGAAAAGGCGGATGTTTAGCGGTGGTAGATAACAACCCGAAGTCTGCGGTCATCCAGAACTTGCCACCCGTGCTGTTTACTCTGATGAAAAGCACCGAACCTTGGTCGGATGAATACTATACCCTAGATATGGAAGCTGAAATAGAAGCCGTGGGATTGACCCATAAAATAACCGTACCTAGCGATCCACGTCATCGTACTCTTATTGCGTGGAAGCCTAACTAA
- a CDS encoding ParB/RepB/Spo0J family partition protein, with the protein MAKKRPIVDMDNLFSSANQVYQLSESEEKIQELTAEIERLRQTPDASELETELERLRDQLVQGGGIREILVAQIEPNPDQPRQTFTAESIEGIAASLERFGQLQPAIVMEAADKFLLFDGERRWRGARQLGWKTLQVVVIPSKSELHREALLTSLHREDLNPLDKAEAILKELNENTQLEPEQIIRELGSVMRRLSKQGKLAQLTELVSTSTQTQAQGLDTLKLSENERTLLLELLKLQLNPASVSANIFPMVSLWDDLKQAMRDSGLKGFQAVALNQLSPKNLNVTSKKAANIRAKATAQVLAENLSVAKTRQRVKQILLDHQPEKPAPKSNRAIATATKTLDKLSSEILSSASPEQLEQLQQRLRDKLEEISRAISER; encoded by the coding sequence GTGGCAAAAAAACGTCCGATTGTGGATATGGACAATTTGTTTTCTAGTGCCAACCAAGTCTACCAACTCTCGGAATCCGAGGAGAAAATCCAAGAACTCACCGCAGAAATCGAACGCCTCCGACAAACCCCCGATGCCAGCGAACTGGAAACGGAACTTGAACGGTTGCGCGACCAACTCGTTCAAGGTGGTGGTATCCGAGAGATTCTAGTAGCACAGATTGAACCGAACCCAGACCAGCCTAGGCAAACATTCACCGCAGAAAGTATCGAAGGGATAGCGGCTTCGTTAGAACGGTTCGGTCAACTCCAGCCCGCGATTGTCATGGAAGCTGCGGATAAATTTTTGCTATTCGATGGCGAACGCCGGTGGCGTGGGGCAAGGCAGCTAGGCTGGAAGACGTTGCAGGTGGTGGTGATTCCCAGCAAAAGCGAGTTGCATCGCGAGGCACTGTTGACCTCGTTACACCGGGAAGACCTGAATCCGCTGGATAAAGCTGAGGCGATTCTCAAAGAACTTAACGAGAACACCCAACTCGAACCCGAGCAAATCATCCGAGAATTAGGCTCGGTCATGCGGCGACTGAGCAAGCAGGGCAAACTCGCTCAACTGACCGAACTCGTGAGTACCTCCACCCAAACTCAAGCTCAGGGACTAGACACCTTAAAGTTGTCGGAAAATGAACGGACCCTTTTGTTGGAACTCCTGAAACTGCAACTAAACCCGGCGAGTGTGAGTGCAAACATTTTTCCAATGGTTTCTTTGTGGGATGACCTCAAGCAGGCAATGCGAGATTCGGGGCTCAAGGGTTTCCAGGCAGTGGCACTCAACCAACTTTCACCCAAGAACTTGAATGTCACTTCAAAGAAAGCTGCTAACATCCGAGCCAAAGCAACCGCGCAAGTTCTAGCCGAAAATCTATCGGTTGCCAAAACTCGCCAACGAGTCAAACAGATTTTGCTAGACCACCAACCTGAAAAGCCAGCCCCCAAGAGCAACCGTGCGATCGCCACGGCTACGAAAACCCTAGACAAACTCTCTAGCGAAATCTTGTCGAGCGCTTCCCCCGAACAACTCGAACAACTGCAACAACGGCTACGAGACAAGCTGGAGGAAATTTCGCGGGCCATCAGTGAGCGTTAA
- a CDS encoding ATP-binding protein: MQTTLELEFQAEVNQRELPQKVCYRPDEKERIVASLLAGQSLFVLGEAGSGKSALLDFVAEELKEQGFPVVAIAPSTAKQMMMELAQGFGLETESLEGKALTTLQLQKAVDEFLSANIGFIIVDNFPRVSLSVRFWLEKLYDRGQPILAAGKTKPEKDLIFKLVALELGPMPPLFIRQIMMETANKLELEISPHEYARLQQRTGGNPAIAQKVMREFFLGLPQARPAGHQHYRGWGKWIILPFLLLSLLRYAGREPMQIVGAASMSTLVITRILFTPSKRRLGGHY; encoded by the coding sequence ATGCAGACAACTTTAGAATTAGAATTTCAGGCGGAAGTTAATCAACGCGAGCTTCCCCAGAAAGTTTGCTATCGTCCTGATGAGAAAGAGCGAATCGTCGCGTCATTGTTGGCGGGTCAGTCGTTGTTCGTCCTGGGGGAAGCGGGCAGTGGCAAGAGCGCATTGCTAGATTTTGTCGCGGAGGAACTCAAAGAGCAAGGGTTTCCGGTAGTGGCGATCGCACCGAGTACCGCCAAGCAAATGATGATGGAGTTGGCGCAAGGGTTTGGGCTAGAAACCGAATCACTCGAAGGCAAAGCACTAACAACCCTGCAACTTCAAAAAGCAGTGGATGAGTTTCTCAGTGCCAATATCGGCTTTATTATCGTGGACAACTTCCCGCGAGTTTCGTTATCCGTTAGGTTTTGGCTCGAAAAGCTGTACGACCGAGGTCAGCCGATTCTAGCAGCGGGCAAAACTAAACCAGAGAAAGATTTGATTTTCAAGTTGGTGGCGCTTGAACTTGGACCAATGCCGCCCTTGTTTATCCGGCAAATCATGATGGAAACGGCCAACAAACTCGAACTCGAAATCAGTCCCCATGAGTATGCGAGGCTTCAGCAAAGAACCGGGGGAAACCCAGCGATTGCCCAAAAAGTGATGCGCGAGTTTTTTCTCGGACTGCCGCAAGCTCGACCCGCTGGACACCAGCATTATCGCGGTTGGGGCAAGTGGATTATCCTACCTTTTCTGTTGTTGAGTTTGCTGCGCTATGCCGGACGCGAACCGATGCAGATAGTGGGTGCGGCGAGTATGAGTACCCTCGTGATTACGCGGATTCTCTTCACCCCCAGCAAGCGCCGATTGGGAGGGCATTACTGA
- a CDS encoding ATP-binding protein → MFSTNKAPLPQAKLKPPAQLPTLAKTPQKLGVLVGHDPHNKPIHWSPFSLPNGHITGIGASGMGKTQTLKGLVYSLLEIYPALRIVMTDLHGDLAIPGETCYQLSRTSPDGINLLAIDLDPAGGGPKIQMQAIATLLEKQYKLGTSQKSALKDIIRHCYAQRGIFDKHAQTWQNEPPTFAQVEAELNQRIEEAESAKERNTLNALHDKLSDVFTYGIFSKPQPDMFSPRLVRIDLSPLAKVDGLQAIATNSIAKQLLDRHRLLGEGNSEKRYLMVDESRTLAGSRQADDILRDGRKFGLSLGLFSQMIEDLSPAAISNASSLLVLGVTPADLSKVSRKFRFAEAKVAALKPLEALCRFGNQSHHVAVVPYFQRVEIQAE, encoded by the coding sequence ATGTTCTCAACAAACAAAGCACCGTTACCCCAGGCCAAACTCAAGCCACCGGCGCAACTGCCAACCCTTGCAAAAACTCCGCAAAAATTGGGCGTGTTGGTGGGACATGACCCGCATAACAAACCGATTCACTGGAGCCCGTTCTCGTTACCCAACGGTCATATCACAGGCATTGGTGCATCAGGCATGGGCAAAACCCAGACCCTCAAGGGGTTGGTCTACAGTTTGCTCGAAATTTACCCAGCCTTGCGAATTGTGATGACTGACCTGCATGGTGACCTAGCGATTCCTGGGGAGACCTGCTATCAACTCAGCCGTACCAGTCCCGATGGCATCAACCTGTTGGCGATTGACCTGGACCCGGCAGGGGGTGGGCCAAAGATTCAGATGCAGGCGATCGCAACATTGCTCGAAAAGCAGTACAAGCTCGGGACCAGCCAGAAATCAGCACTCAAAGATATCATCCGCCACTGCTACGCCCAACGAGGAATTTTCGACAAACACGCGCAAACCTGGCAGAACGAACCGCCCACATTCGCCCAAGTGGAAGCCGAACTCAACCAACGCATCGAGGAAGCCGAATCCGCCAAAGAACGCAACACGCTGAATGCCCTGCATGACAAGCTCTCCGACGTTTTTACCTACGGCATTTTCAGCAAGCCACAGCCGGATATGTTCTCACCGCGATTGGTGCGGATTGACCTGTCGCCGTTGGCAAAAGTCGATGGATTACAGGCGATCGCAACTAACTCCATTGCCAAACAACTGCTCGACCGCCATCGGTTGCTAGGCGAGGGAAACTCGGAAAAACGTTATCTAATGGTAGACGAATCGCGCACGTTGGCTGGCTCCCGGCAAGCTGATGACATCCTGCGCGACGGAAGGAAGTTCGGATTATCCCTTGGACTCTTCTCACAAATGATTGAAGACCTCAGCCCCGCCGCCATCAGCAACGCCAGCAGTCTTTTGGTGTTGGGCGTGACCCCTGCGGATTTATCGAAAGTCAGCCGTAAGTTTCGGTTTGCCGAGGCTAAAGTTGCCGCACTGAAACCACTGGAAGCCCTCTGTCGGTTTGGAAACCAATCTCATCACGTTGCGGTAGTTCCCTATTTTCAACGAGTCGAAATTCAAGCGGAGTAA
- a CDS encoding DUF6794 domain-containing protein has translation MRRSHRMSMDLPIGVTPEPTDPKQQINPTYSPTGLFIPSSIEEAIAELEKMLHPDFIEEARAMTQAEFLASQHLGLALWLRNNWELWRVNPLTQSLQGLNITHPDGMSSFLLGQFWQKLQQL, from the coding sequence ATGAGGCGATCGCATCGCATGAGCATGGACTTACCGATTGGAGTGACTCCCGAACCCACAGACCCGAAGCAACAGATTAACCCGACCTACTCGCCCACAGGTCTATTCATTCCGTCCAGCATCGAGGAGGCGATTGCCGAACTAGAAAAGATGCTACACCCCGACTTTATCGAAGAAGCTCGGGCCATGACCCAAGCAGAGTTTTTGGCCTCACAGCATCTGGGCTTGGCACTCTGGCTCCGTAATAACTGGGAATTGTGGCGGGTGAATCCACTGACTCAATCTTTGCAAGGTTTAAACATCACGCACCCGGATGGGATGTCGAGTTTTTTGCTGGGCCAGTTCTGGCAAAAATTGCAGCAACTGTAA
- a CDS encoding ParA family protein, which yields MPSVRLAILSNAGGSGKTTLSIHLAYELARRGATVALIDLDPQGSLSLFCGLSPAAPEESTAAVLREEFEGDWPLVQCWPEQVQGVELCPGGLVLTQTTHEIALHPRGSYLLADRLVDYPLPHDCLIFDCPATLGPLPMLALAACTHILVPVQLQPKSIQGSSKLLEWLYLMKRQLRLQPEPQILGFVPNQSDQKRAAQRQILESLPETLGKINIKCFPPVRDSAEFVNASAVGLPLPLHRPSHPARKDFDEVAKAVHKLIGG from the coding sequence ATGCCATCAGTTAGACTCGCTATTCTCAGCAACGCCGGAGGCAGCGGCAAGACCACCTTGAGCATTCATCTCGCCTACGAACTAGCCCGTCGTGGCGCAACGGTAGCGCTGATTGACCTCGACCCTCAAGGTTCGTTGAGCTTGTTTTGCGGATTGTCCCCAGCGGCCCCAGAGGAGTCCACAGCAGCGGTGCTCCGAGAAGAGTTTGAGGGTGATTGGCCGTTAGTTCAGTGCTGGCCCGAACAAGTTCAAGGGGTCGAATTGTGTCCCGGAGGATTGGTGCTGACCCAGACCACCCACGAAATTGCTCTGCATCCGAGGGGGTCGTACTTGCTGGCCGATCGCCTAGTCGATTACCCGCTACCCCATGATTGCCTGATATTCGATTGCCCTGCCACCTTGGGACCCTTGCCGATGTTGGCGTTGGCCGCTTGCACTCATATTCTCGTGCCGGTCCAACTGCAACCGAAATCGATTCAGGGTTCCTCGAAATTACTGGAGTGGCTCTATTTGATGAAGAGGCAGTTGCGGTTACAGCCCGAGCCGCAGATACTGGGATTTGTCCCGAACCAGTCCGACCAGAAACGAGCGGCTCAAAGGCAAATTTTAGAATCCTTGCCGGAAACCCTGGGCAAAATCAATATCAAGTGTTTCCCGCCAGTGAGGGACTCAGCGGAGTTCGTGAATGCCAGTGCCGTGGGTTTGCCATTGCCCTTGCATCGACCCTCTCATCCAGCCCGCAAAGATTTCGATGAAGTTGCCAAAGCTGTCCACAAGCTGATTGGAGGTTAG
- a CDS encoding metal-dependent hydrolase, whose product MMGSSHAVLGIAIASAALQTLNPVLLGIAAAASLLPDIDSSQSIAGRIFYPISAELQRRGVVHRTITHSWVAILCVCVLAAPIWWFWSQAAYALVLGFCAGILGDMLTSNGVEFFWPSTARDVLIDHPRLRFATGSLNEFFVTVVIAAAAVGLFNLVSAGGLMRAIGQWSGSPSAAIDFYNRNYAEFVIQAHVTGWTSAARVPVNQEFRVLRLEGATFILQDPQGFLHRASQSDAGEILIDKIRTHRGKPVVTEIRTLQLNDQPVLSTLAKLPLSEEVYVSGTLTTDDPTDLQFPKSTEWFWPVVATGTGVSLHAARLEQLAPLGNRYGTGTLTVMIVQER is encoded by the coding sequence ATGATGGGTTCTTCTCATGCGGTCCTGGGAATTGCGATCGCATCAGCAGCGCTGCAAACGCTCAATCCAGTTTTGCTTGGCATCGCCGCCGCCGCTTCCTTGTTGCCTGATATCGACAGCAGCCAATCGATTGCCGGACGCATCTTCTATCCGATTTCGGCTGAGTTGCAACGGCGGGGGGTGGTCCATCGCACAATCACTCACAGTTGGGTGGCGATTTTATGCGTTTGCGTTCTGGCAGCTCCGATTTGGTGGTTTTGGTCTCAGGCAGCTTATGCCTTGGTGTTGGGCTTCTGTGCGGGAATTCTCGGGGATATGCTCACGAGCAACGGCGTCGAATTTTTTTGGCCCAGCACTGCCCGGGATGTTTTGATTGACCATCCCCGGCTCCGGTTCGCCACGGGTAGCCTGAACGAATTTTTTGTAACGGTGGTGATTGCTGCCGCTGCGGTGGGCTTGTTCAATCTCGTGAGTGCGGGGGGTCTGATGCGGGCGATTGGGCAGTGGTCCGGTTCTCCTAGTGCGGCGATCGACTTCTACAACCGCAACTATGCCGAGTTTGTCATACAAGCTCACGTCACAGGCTGGACAAGTGCAGCAAGGGTTCCGGTGAATCAGGAGTTTCGAGTATTGCGATTGGAAGGAGCCACGTTCATTTTGCAAGACCCCCAAGGATTTCTGCATCGCGCTTCTCAATCGGACGCCGGTGAAATCTTGATTGACAAAATCCGCACCCATCGCGGCAAACCTGTGGTCACCGAAATCCGCACCCTGCAACTCAATGACCAGCCGGTTCTATCCACTCTAGCCAAACTGCCGTTGAGCGAGGAAGTTTACGTCAGTGGCACGTTAACAACCGATGACCCGACAGACTTGCAGTTTCCCAAGTCAACCGAGTGGTTCTGGCCGGTGGTTGCTACTGGTACGGGAGTCAGCCTTCATGCGGCACGGCTGGAGCAACTCGCACCTCTGGGCAACCGCTACGGAACCGGCACACTCACAGTCATGATAGTCCAGGAAAGATAG
- a CDS encoding methyltransferase, whose product MMPNPSLIMDTARAYQKTAALSAAVELDIFTTIATGAQTVEAIADRTQASTKGIRILCDYLVILGLLEKRDSLYSLTEDSAAFLDRRSPAYLGGIMDWNARPESIQASFSLTDAVRNGGATNSNNDPGKWIIFAQSMVNMMKPLAQSVARLVQVTDTKPWKVLDIAASHGMYGISIAQQNPQAQIYALDWEEVLTVGLENAEVAGVASRYHLIPGSAFEVEFGSDYDLVLIPNFFHSFDLPTCEQFMRKVYQALKPGGRAVTVEFVPNPDRVTPPETAAFSLNMLMMTPAGDAYTWAEYQQIFQAAGFERNELIPLEPSAESAIISYK is encoded by the coding sequence ATGATGCCCAATCCCAGCTTGATTATGGATACTGCCCGTGCCTATCAGAAGACAGCGGCACTGAGCGCAGCAGTCGAACTCGACATTTTCACGACCATCGCCACCGGAGCGCAGACCGTCGAAGCCATTGCCGATCGCACCCAAGCCTCGACAAAAGGAATCCGCATTCTCTGTGACTATCTGGTAATTCTGGGACTGCTGGAAAAACGGGACTCACTCTATTCCTTAACCGAAGATAGCGCCGCCTTCCTAGACCGACGTTCCCCGGCATATCTCGGTGGAATCATGGACTGGAACGCCCGCCCTGAGTCAATTCAAGCCAGTTTTAGCTTGACCGATGCCGTCCGCAATGGAGGCGCGACCAACTCGAACAACGACCCGGGCAAATGGATTATCTTTGCCCAAAGCATGGTCAACATGATGAAGCCGTTGGCTCAAAGTGTGGCGAGATTGGTCCAGGTTACTGACACAAAACCCTGGAAAGTTCTCGACATTGCCGCCAGCCACGGGATGTATGGCATCAGCATTGCCCAACAAAATCCTCAAGCTCAAATCTATGCGTTGGACTGGGAGGAAGTTTTAACGGTGGGTCTGGAAAATGCCGAAGTTGCTGGCGTGGCATCCCGGTATCATCTCATCCCCGGTAGCGCCTTCGAGGTTGAGTTCGGCAGTGATTACGACTTGGTACTGATTCCCAACTTTTTCCACAGTTTCGACTTGCCCACCTGCGAACAGTTTATGCGGAAAGTCTATCAGGCACTCAAGCCCGGGGGACGAGCGGTGACCGTTGAATTTGTCCCGAATCCAGACCGAGTAACCCCACCGGAAACCGCAGCCTTCAGTTTGAATATGCTGATGATGACCCCTGCGGGGGATGCCTACACTTGGGCCGAATATCAGCAGATTTTCCAGGCTGCCGGTTTTGAGCGCAATGAGTTGATTCCCCTGGAGCCTTCCGCTGAAAGCGCCATCATCAGCTACAAGTAA
- a CDS encoding DNA/RNA non-specific endonuclease gives MKIRLWRLNWIIPLALLGLAGYLNSTHQVPVRSPGLPGLAPSSPIPSQLGNSQHLPYGKPLGTPEDNDVVCRPIYCLSNNGTTKMADWVAYRLTVDAITGDEEQSREWMPDPDLPPHKTLRPSDYRGVGALGYDRGHQMPLASARGGDWQLTNLLSNITPQRADLNRGAWLQLERAEREMAQQVETVYVITGTLYERPMPPLPHSSQPHRVPSGYWKVLWDGSRMYAFILDQDVPRDYDYRNGLTSVAEIERRTGLDLFPLMEQNQQQQLEQEQNLP, from the coding sequence ATGAAGATTCGACTCTGGCGATTGAACTGGATTATCCCCCTGGCGTTGCTAGGCTTGGCGGGCTACCTCAACTCGACCCATCAAGTTCCGGTGCGATCGCCTGGTTTGCCCGGTCTAGCTCCTTCTAGCCCCATCCCGTCCCAGCTTGGCAATTCGCAACATTTGCCCTATGGGAAGCCGTTGGGGACACCGGAGGATAACGATGTGGTCTGCCGTCCGATTTACTGCCTGAGCAACAACGGAACGACCAAGATGGCAGACTGGGTGGCGTATCGGTTGACTGTAGATGCCATCACCGGCGATGAGGAGCAATCTCGCGAATGGATGCCGGACCCAGATTTGCCCCCGCATAAAACGTTGCGTCCGAGTGACTATCGCGGCGTGGGCGCTCTCGGCTACGACCGGGGCCACCAGATGCCACTGGCTTCGGCGCGGGGGGGAGACTGGCAACTGACAAATCTGCTCTCGAATATCACACCACAACGAGCGGACCTCAATCGGGGGGCTTGGCTGCAACTGGAACGGGCCGAACGAGAGATGGCCCAACAGGTCGAGACAGTTTACGTTATCACCGGCACACTCTACGAACGACCGATGCCCCCTTTGCCCCATAGTAGCCAGCCTCACCGGGTTCCTTCGGGTTACTGGAAGGTGCTGTGGGATGGGTCCCGGATGTACGCTTTCATCTTGGACCAGGACGTTCCGCGTGACTACGACTACCGCAACGGACTGACAAGTGTGGCTGAAATCGAACGGCGCACGGGACTGGATTTGTTTCCACTGATGGAACAGAACCAGCAGCAACAACTAGAGCAAGAGCAGAATTTGCCTTGA